GCTCCGGCTCCTCCCCCGTCAGCCCCGCGAGCGCCGCCGAGCCCACCGAGCCCCTGCGCCACGGCAGCCACGAACTGTGACCCGCGGGGGGGGGGCGCCACCTCCCCCTTCCAGTGACCTGTCGCCGCTCCGCTCCCGCCATCGACAGGGCGGGCGCGGGGCGCGATCGCTGGAACGGGTCGCGTCACTCCCCCTCCGCGTTGAGCCGTTCCGCGATCTCTTCGTCCGCTACGGCCATGGCGGCGTCGGCCCGTTGGTACCAGACTTCACGCCTGGCCGGGGACAGCCCTGCCCAGGGGTGGCGCTCCGCGCTGAACCCGAGTGTGCTGTACAGGGCCACGGCGTACCGCTCACGGCGGGCGTCCTCGTCGGTCACAGGCTGGTTCCCCTCATGAGGTTGGCGTGTCGCGTGTCGACGCGGTCACCGTGAGATCGCCTGCGTCCGGCTTGGTGCGCCGGTGCGTGGAGACGTCCGAGACGGGCTGACCAAGCATCATATGCATCGCGCGCCCGCCTTCGGCCAGCTCGTGGGACGCGGAGGCGTACGGCTGCGGGACGCTGAGGCGTGTGCCCGGTCCCCGTGCCTGTCCGGGTCTGCCCGGCGGTGGCCATCGGCCGCGCAGATCTGCCGCACCCGGACGCTCGTGTCGTCATACACGCGGATGCGGATCGCTCCGGACTGCTGTTGGCGGCACTAGCTCTGCGGGATGTCCTTGACGAACACCATGCCGTCGATTCCGGCGAGGTGGGACGGGTCGAGTGAGGAGTAGCCGAACCAGGGGGATACGCGGGGCGCGGGCCGCGTGTCACCGAGGGCGGTGGCCAGCCGGGAGGCGTCGACGACGTAGCGGTCCTCCGGGAGCGCGTACAGGAGTCCTTCGACGGTGTCCGGCGGCGGCGTGTCCACTCCCTGGTGCCGGATCGTGCCGAGGGCCGTGGCCACGAAGGCGTACCCCTCGCCGAGCTGGGCGCTCACGAGCGCACCGGCGCTCCACCACTCCACCGGCCCCTCCCACATCCGTATCGTGCTCTTCTCCCGCTGGAGATGGGAGTTGTGGGCGTGGACGAGTGCCGGGCCCCGATCAGCGACGGCAAGGAGGTTGTGGGCCATCATCGAATCCCGCAGCGCGCACAGCCGCGTCATGCGGGCCGGTGAGGTGTCGGCCATCCAGTAGTGGTAGCGCAGCAGGCCGGTCGCGGTGCGCCCGTAGAGGCGCGCCCGGTCCCAGCCGTCCCGCGAGGTCGTCGTGATCAGGTGCGGCGTCTGCGCGTCGAGCAGCGCCACCAGATCGTCGGCGAGCAGCCGCAGTTCCCTGGCCTCGGCCGACTGCCCCACGGACTGGGCCGGGTCCATCATCGCGGCGGGATCGGTCCACCGGTCGTCGGCACCGAGCAGGCGGTCGAGCGCTTCCGCGGTGCACGGGAGCAGGTCCGCGTCCACCCGGGCCGCGAGGTAGTCGTGAAGTGCGGTGAGGGCCTGCCGGGGGCTTTCGGCGCCGGTGATCTCCAGCGGGCCGTCGAACCCGGCGAAGCGGAGCCGCTCGGACGCGGGCCGGCCGGCGTTGTGGGCGCGCATCCAGCGCACGAGCTCGCGGTTGGCCTCGGAGGTGCCCAACCCCAGGTCGGGGTGGCTGAATCCGTGCTCCATGACCTCGTCGAGAGTGCCCGTGCCCGAGGTGACGTAGTCGTCCACGACCAGGCCCATCATGCAGTCGCTCTCGATCGCGATCGTCCGGTAGCCCTCCTGCTCGACGAGCTGCCGGAAGAGCTCGTTGCGCAGGTCGAGCAGAGTGTCCCCGGCGTGGGTGGGCTCGCCCAGAGCGAGCAGCCGGGGCCGGGCCGGGAGCAGTCTGAGGACGGCAGCCGCCTCGACGGCATGGACGGTGTCCTTGATGTCAGTAGCCATGCCTTCAACGGTATCTTTGAACCTTCGGTTGAAACTTTTCCACGATATCGTCGGATCCGTTGGACGGAACCTTCAAAACGGCGATCGACTCAGGCCGGTTGATCCGGCCCGCGACGCCGCGCGAATGGGAGCGCGCCGGGCGGGTGCGCTCGCCCCGCGACCCGCTGACCGGGTACCGCGTCTGCGGCGAGGCCGGCGTACGGGACACCCCGGCCGGCCCGCCGACTCAGGGGGGCGGCCACCTGCTGGAGCAGATGGCCCCGCTGACCGCCCGGATACGGAAGGCCCGGCGGGCATCGCACCTGTTGTGGTCACATCCCGTGGAGGGCGGGGTTCGCACAGGTCACGGGTCAGCCTTTGCTCGCGCCCAGGGTCAGGCCCGCGATGAAGTGGCGCTGGAGCAGGAGGAAGACCAGGATCGTGGGGAGGGCGACGAGGACGGAGCCGGCGGCCAGCAGGTTGTAGTCCGTGAAGAACTGGCCGCGCAGGTTGTTGAGGGCGGAGGTGATGGGGAGCTTCTCGCCGTTGGAGATGAAGACGAGCGCCCACAGGAAATCGTTGTACATCCAGGTGAACTCAAGCGTGCCCAGGGCCGCCAGCGCGGGGCGGCACAGGGGCAGGGTGATGCGCCAGTAGCGGGTCCACACCCCGGCGCCATCCACCACGGCGGCCTCCAGGATCTCCTGGGGCAGGGTGCGCATGAAGCCGGACAGCACGAAGACGCAGAAGCCGAGCTGGAATCCGGTCTGTACGGCGATGACGGCCCACAGCGAGTCGTACATCGTCATCGAGTCCGACATCCAGTACGGCAGCGGAATCCGGTTGAACAGCACATACAGCGGCGTGATGATCACTTGCTGGGGCAGCAGGTTGCCCGCGGTGAACAGCACCAGCAGCGCCAACTGGCCGCGCACCCGCAGCCGCGCGATGGCGAAGGCCACGAACGAGGCGAAGAAGAGGGCGAGCAGCACGCCGGGAACCGCGATCAGCAGCGAGTTGACGAAGTAGCGGCCCATGCCGGACTCGGTGAACGCCTGCCGGTAGTAGTCGAAGGACAGGTGGCGCGGCAGCGAGAGGTAGCCGTGCGCGGCCGTCTCCTCGTACGGGCGGAGCGAGGCGTAGACGGCCAGCAGCAGCGGCGCGAGGAAGCCCAGCGAGACGGCGGTCAGGAACACATGGACGCCGTAGCGCCCGGCCCTGCTCCGGCCCACGGGTCCGCTCGGCGGGGTGGACGGGACCCCGCCCCGCCGCGCTTCGGTACGCGTCGCGCTCCCCTCGCGCACCCCACGCCCCGCGCGCTTCGGGCTCGTACCGTTCGTACCGTTCGTATGACCCGTACCGCGAGTACCCCTCGTCGCGCTCATCGGTTCCGCTCCCCTCTCAGCTCCTGCACGAGATAGGTGACGATGAAGCCGAGCGAGACCACGAGCAGCACGGTGGCGATCGCGGAGCCGAAGCCGATGCGGCTGGCTTCGCCGACGATGTTGTCGGTGACGAGGACGGAGAGCAGTTCGAGCCCGTTGCGGCCCTTGTTGACGGCGTAGACGATGTCGAACGCGCGCAGTCCCTCGATGACGGTGATGACACCGACGACCACGTTGACGGGGCGGAGCGCGGGGAAGACGACCCGGAAGAAGATCTGCCGCTCCCCCGCCCCGTCCAGCGCCGCCGCCTCCTTGAGCTCCGGGTCGACGGACTTGAGCCCGGCGAGGTAGATGATCATGACGTATCCGACGTGCCGCCACCCCGCGGCCAGCAGGATCATCCAGAGGTTGAGGCTCGGATCGCCCAGCCAGTCGACCGGGTCGTCGGGGTTGCCGAGCGCCGTGTTGAGCGCGCCCTGGTCCCGGGAGAAGACCAGTTGGGCGATGAAGCCGACGATGGCGAGGGAGAGCACCACCGGCATGTAGAGGGTGGACTGGTAGAAGCGGCTGAAGCGCACGCCCCGGTCGACGAGCACGGCCAGCAGCAGCCCGAAAGGCGTGGCGATCAGGCCGAGGAAGGCGAGCCACAGCAGGTTGTGGCGTACGGCGGGCCAGAAGGGCGGGTAGTCGGTGAACAGGGCGCGGTAGTTGTCCGTGCCGGCCCACTGGATGTCGGTGATGCCGTCCCAGCGGGTGAAGGACAGCCCGACGGAAGCCAGGGTGGGGCCCCAGATGATGACGAGGTCGAGGAGCAGCGGAATGCCCAGCAGAACACCGAGGACGGCGAGATCACGGCGGGTGTAGCGCCGGGTGCCCCGTCGGCGCGCTCTTCCGCGGGACTTTCCGGGTCCGCGGGAGCGGCCGGTCCCGCGTGCCGCGCCGGTCCCGCGTGCCGCGCCGGTCCTGCCTGACTCCCCGGTCCCGCGTACCTTTCCTCCGGTGGTGGCCACGGGTGCTCAGCCCGCTGCGAAGATGGTCTTCTTCTGGGACTCGATGTCTTTGACGAGTCCGTCGATGTCGTCGGGTTCGCTGATGAAGCGCTGGATGGCCTGGATCATCACCGTCGAGGCGAAGTCGGGCCGGGTGTCGCGGTCCATGAACTGCGATATCTGCTTGGCCCCCGCGATGAGCTTCGCGGCGTCCTTCTGGAGCTGGTCGTAGGAGCCGGTGTCGGCCTTGTCGTGCACGGAGATGTTGTTGGGGTCGGTGGCGAGATAGGCCGCTTCCGCGCGCGGGGTGGCCAGGTATTTCATCAAGTCGGTCGCCGCGTCCTTGTTCTTCGCCTTCCGCGACATCAGGAATCCGTCGATGGGCGCTTCCACGGCGTCGGTTCCCACAGCCGGGTCGATCTCGGGGAAGGGGAAGAAGGCCAGGTCGTCGCGGTCCCTCTCGGGGAACTGCTGGCCCGGTTGCGCCAGTCCGAACACGGCCATGCCCGACTTCTTGCCCGCGAGGGTCTGCGCGGCCTCCTGCCAGGTGCGGCCGTTGGCCCCCTTGTGGTGGTACGGCATCAGTCCGCGCCACAGGTCGAAGACCTCGCGTACTCTCTTGTCGGTCCACGCTTCCTTGCCGCGCATCAGGCCGAGGTGGAAGTCATAGCCGTTGGCGCGCATGTTGAGGTAGTCGAAGGTGCCCATGGCGGGCCAGCCGTCCTTGTCGCCGAAGGCGATGGGAATGAGCCCGTCCTTCTCCATACGCTTGGCCAGGGCGCGGTATTCGTCGAGGGTTTTCGGTATGTCGTAGCCGTGCTTGTCGAAGACGCTCTTGCGGTAGAAGACGGCCCACGGATACACGTAAAAGGGTACGAAGTACTGCTTGCCGTCCTCCCCTGTCGACTGCTTGCGCATCGCCTCGGAGAACCCCTGGAAGCCCTTGCCCTTCCACAGATCGCTGATGTCGGTCAGCAGGCCCTGTTTCGCGAAGAACTGCATCCGGTATCCGGCGAACCAGGTGAAGACATCGTCCGGGCTGCCCTTGAGATAGCGGTTGATGTTCTCCTGGAAGGCCTCGTGGTTGACGGTGTTGACCTTCACCTTCTTGCCGGACTTCTTCTCGAAGCCGTCGAAGGCAGCGCGGAACGCCTTGCGCGGGGTCGCGTCCGAGCCGTTGGAGCCGACCGAGACCGTCTTGCCGTCGCCGCCGGGTCCTGTGCCGCACGCGGCGAGCAGTGCCGGCAAGGTGACGGCCGCCGCTGTTCCCGCCGCGCCGCGCAGGAGCGTACGGCGCCGGGCCGGGTGTGCGGCGAGAGCCCCCGCACGTAAGCCTGTCGCTGTGCCGCTCTCGCTGGACGATGACTGCGCCATGGTCTTGCCCTCCCGTGGGGGAACCGCACACAACCGCTCGCGAAGCTGTGATATCACTCCCGAACCCACGCGACGTCAAGACTTCCGACACAAGTCCGAACAATCGTCCTCATCGAACGGCGTCATCGCACCGCGCGAAAGCACCATCCCCCGGGCACCGGCGGCGGGCCGGCTCAGGCCACCTTGTCGTCCAGCAGCTTCCATCCGGCCGCCGCGGCGCCGACCAGCCCGGCATCCGTGCCGGTGGTGGCGGGAGCCAGGTCGAGGCCCTGGACGAAGGAGAGGGTGGCGTAGCGCTTCAGCTCCTCGCGCAGCGGCTCGAACAGCACCTCGCCCGCCCGGGCCACCCCGCCGCCTATGACGGCGATCTCGATCTCGACCAGGGTCGCGGTGGCCGCGATCGCCGCCGCGAGGGCCCGCGCCGCCCGCGCGTACGCGGCGCGGGCGAGCGGGTCGCCCTCGCGGGCCGCGGCGGCGACGCCCGCTGCGGTGGCGTCCTGGCCGGGGGCCGGGTGCCAGCCCGAATCGAGCGCGCGGCGCGCGATGTTGGTGCCGCTCGCGAGGGTCTCCACGCACCCGCGCGACCCGCAGGGGCACAGCTCGCCGTCCATGTCGACGCTGATGTGACCGATGTGCCCGGCGTTGCCGGAGGGTCCGGGGTGGAGGACACCGTCGAGGATGAGGCCGCCGCCGACGCCGGTGGAGACGACCATGCACAGGGCACCCGCGCGACCCCGGGCCGCGCCCTGCCAGTGCTCGGCGGCGGCGATGGCCACTCCGTCCCCGACCAGGGAGATGGGCAGCCCGCCCGCACGCTCGCGCACGCCCGCGACGAGGGGGTGGTCGCGCCAGACCGGGATGTTGACCGGGCTGACCGTGCCGGCCTTCGCGTCCACGGGCCCGGCACTGCCGATGCCGACCGCACGGACCCGGTGCCACTCGGGCGCGGACGTCAGCGCGCCGAGCACCTCGTCGACCGTGGCACTCATCCGCTCCGCGCTCTCCCGCGCCGGGGTGGGCCGCTGTGTGCGGTGGAGCAGCCCGCCGCCGCTGTCCACCAGGGCACCGGCGATCTTGGTGCCGCCGATGTCGAGCGCGGCGACGAGGTCCTGGGGCATGGTCGGTCGACTCCTGCGCTTGCGGTGGGGCGGACCCGCACGGAGCGCGGGCGGACCGGACAAGTCTTGCCACTTCTGACAACGTTGTCCAGCCCGCGCAGGCACCCGGGCTATGCTGCACGTGCCTCCGACCGCCGACAAGGACAGGACCTGTGGCCGACACCACCGACCCCGCCCGTTCCGCAGGCCCCGGCGCCGCCGCTTCCCGAGCCGCGCCCCTTCGCTCGACGGCCCCTCGCACAGGCGGGCAGCGCCGTCACGCGGGCCGTCCGACGATGAAGGACGTGGCGGCCCGGGCGGGGGTCGGCCTCAAGACGGTCTCACGGGTCGTCAACGAGGAGGCGGGGGTCTCCACCGACACCGAGCGGCGCGTGCAGGAGGCCATCACCGCGCTCGGCTTCCGGCGCAACGACAGCGCCCGCGTGCTGCGCAAGGGCAGCACCGCCAGCGTGGGGCTCGTCCTGGAGGATCTGGCCGACCCCTTCTACTCGCCGCTCAGCCGGGCCATCGAGGAGGTGGCCAGGGCACACGGGGCGCTGCTGATCAACGGGTCGAGCGCCGAGGACCCGGCGCGGGAGCGCGAGTTGGCTCTCGCCCTGTGCGCACGGCGCGTGGACGGGCTGGTCATCGTGCCCGCGAGCGACGACCACCGCTATCTGGCCCCGGAGATCGCGGCGGGCGTCGCCACCGTCTTCGTGGACCGCCCGCCGGGGCACATCGAGGCGGACATGGTGCTGTCCGAGAGCTTCGACGGGGCTCGCTCCGGTGTGGCCCATCTGATCGCGCACGGGCACCGCCGTATCGGCTTCATCGGCGACCAGCCGCGCATCCACACCGCCAGGGAGCGGCTGCGGGGCTACCGCGCCGCGATGGCGGAGGCCGGTCTGCCGGTGGCGGACTCGTGGGTGGCGCTGGGCGGGACGGACCCGGACAGGGTGCGCGCCGACGCGGCCAGGATGCTGGACGGGCCGGCCGGCAGCGAACCGGTGACCGCGTTCTTCTCGGGCAACAACCGGGTGACGGTCACGCTCGTGCGGGTGCTGGCGGCGCCCGAGCGGCAGGGACGGGCCGCGCTCGTCGGGTTCGACGACTTCGAGCTGGCCGACCTGCTCTCGCCCCCGGTCACCGTCGTCGCACAGGACCCGGCCGACCTGGGACGCAGCGCTGCCGAGCTGCTCTTCCGGCGCCTGGAGGGGGCGGACGACGAGCCCCGTACGGTCTCGCGGCCGACGAGGCTGATCGCACGCGGCTCGGGCGAAATCCCGCCCGCGAGCTGAGCGTTCGGGCTCTTCGGCACGGTAGGCAACGCGCGAAGCCGCGCGAGGATCGATCCCTGTGGACCCGGCGCACGCCCCGTGCCCACCGGGCTGGTACGCGGCCGGACGCCTCTGCCGACAGGCATCACGGGGTGTCCGCCTCCGCCTCCGCCTCCGCGTGACCGTCGCACGAGTGCTCCGGCTGAAGGTCGCGAGCAGGACCGGCAAGCGCACGGTCGGCGTCCTCGGCACGTCTGATCGTCGAGGCCGGACGCGTTTCCATCAGCTCATGACGGCCTTGGCACTCAAGTCTCCGGAGTGGCCGTCGACGGGAGCCGGCATGAGGCGACGGGAGTCGCTGGAGGAGCAGCCACGCGAGCGGATTCGCGAACGGGTTCTCAGCAGTGGTCGCCGAGACCGGCGACCACGGCGGGCAGCCGGTCCATGGCATGGGCCACGCCGAGCCCGTCCATGTAGTCGCGGACATGCGAGATCTGGCCGTCGCGGACCCGAATGACGAGGAGGCCGGGGATGCTGAAGGAGCGGCCGGTGGTGGTCACGGTCCCGGTGACGACCTGCTCGACGGTGATCACCTCGGGGTCGGTGCTCTCGTGCACGGCGACTTCCCTGATCTCCTGTGGCTGCGCCTGGCTCGCGCCCCAGATCGCCCGGTAACCCTCGCGGACCTCTTCGCGCCCTTGGTAGCGCGCGGGCATGCCGGGGAAGAGGAACGGGAACTCATGAACGGCATCGACCGCGTACAGATCGGCCAGGTCGTCCGCGGACTTGTCGAGCATCGCCTGCTGGTAGCGGGCCAGGACCTCGCGAGGGCCGGGGTCGGCCGAGGTTGTGTCCGGCATGCCGGTCGGGCT
This sequence is a window from Streptomyces sp. NBC_01775. Protein-coding genes within it:
- a CDS encoding erythromycin esterase family protein is translated as MATDIKDTVHAVEAAAVLRLLPARPRLLALGEPTHAGDTLLDLRNELFRQLVEQEGYRTIAIESDCMMGLVVDDYVTSGTGTLDEVMEHGFSHPDLGLGTSEANRELVRWMRAHNAGRPASERLRFAGFDGPLEITGAESPRQALTALHDYLAARVDADLLPCTAEALDRLLGADDRWTDPAAMMDPAQSVGQSAEARELRLLADDLVALLDAQTPHLITTTSRDGWDRARLYGRTATGLLRYHYWMADTSPARMTRLCALRDSMMAHNLLAVADRGPALVHAHNSHLQREKSTIRMWEGPVEWWSAGALVSAQLGEGYAFVATALGTIRHQGVDTPPPDTVEGLLYALPEDRYVVDASRLATALGDTRPAPRVSPWFGYSSLDPSHLAGIDGMVFVKDIPQS
- a CDS encoding carbohydrate ABC transporter permease — encoded protein: MGRSRAGRYGVHVFLTAVSLGFLAPLLLAVYASLRPYEETAAHGYLSLPRHLSFDYYRQAFTESGMGRYFVNSLLIAVPGVLLALFFASFVAFAIARLRVRGQLALLVLFTAGNLLPQQVIITPLYVLFNRIPLPYWMSDSMTMYDSLWAVIAVQTGFQLGFCVFVLSGFMRTLPQEILEAAVVDGAGVWTRYWRITLPLCRPALAALGTLEFTWMYNDFLWALVFISNGEKLPITSALNNLRGQFFTDYNLLAAGSVLVALPTILVFLLLQRHFIAGLTLGASKG
- a CDS encoding carbohydrate ABC transporter permease, producing MATTGGKVRGTGESGRTGAARGTGAARGTGRSRGPGKSRGRARRRGTRRYTRRDLAVLGVLLGIPLLLDLVIIWGPTLASVGLSFTRWDGITDIQWAGTDNYRALFTDYPPFWPAVRHNLLWLAFLGLIATPFGLLLAVLVDRGVRFSRFYQSTLYMPVVLSLAIVGFIAQLVFSRDQGALNTALGNPDDPVDWLGDPSLNLWMILLAAGWRHVGYVMIIYLAGLKSVDPELKEAAALDGAGERQIFFRVVFPALRPVNVVVGVITVIEGLRAFDIVYAVNKGRNGLELLSVLVTDNIVGEASRIGFGSAIATVLLVVSLGFIVTYLVQELRGERNR
- a CDS encoding ABC transporter substrate-binding protein, encoding MAQSSSSESGTATGLRAGALAAHPARRRTLLRGAAGTAAAVTLPALLAACGTGPGGDGKTVSVGSNGSDATPRKAFRAAFDGFEKKSGKKVKVNTVNHEAFQENINRYLKGSPDDVFTWFAGYRMQFFAKQGLLTDISDLWKGKGFQGFSEAMRKQSTGEDGKQYFVPFYVYPWAVFYRKSVFDKHGYDIPKTLDEYRALAKRMEKDGLIPIAFGDKDGWPAMGTFDYLNMRANGYDFHLGLMRGKEAWTDKRVREVFDLWRGLMPYHHKGANGRTWQEAAQTLAGKKSGMAVFGLAQPGQQFPERDRDDLAFFPFPEIDPAVGTDAVEAPIDGFLMSRKAKNKDAATDLMKYLATPRAEAAYLATDPNNISVHDKADTGSYDQLQKDAAKLIAGAKQISQFMDRDTRPDFASTVMIQAIQRFISEPDDIDGLVKDIESQKKTIFAAG
- a CDS encoding ROK family protein, coding for MPQDLVAALDIGGTKIAGALVDSGGGLLHRTQRPTPARESAERMSATVDEVLGALTSAPEWHRVRAVGIGSAGPVDAKAGTVSPVNIPVWRDHPLVAGVRERAGGLPISLVGDGVAIAAAEHWQGAARGRAGALCMVVSTGVGGGLILDGVLHPGPSGNAGHIGHISVDMDGELCPCGSRGCVETLASGTNIARRALDSGWHPAPGQDATAAGVAAAAREGDPLARAAYARAARALAAAIAATATLVEIEIAVIGGGVARAGEVLFEPLREELKRYATLSFVQGLDLAPATTGTDAGLVGAAAAGWKLLDDKVA
- a CDS encoding LacI family DNA-binding transcriptional regulator gives rise to the protein MKDVAARAGVGLKTVSRVVNEEAGVSTDTERRVQEAITALGFRRNDSARVLRKGSTASVGLVLEDLADPFYSPLSRAIEEVARAHGALLINGSSAEDPARERELALALCARRVDGLVIVPASDDHRYLAPEIAAGVATVFVDRPPGHIEADMVLSESFDGARSGVAHLIAHGHRRIGFIGDQPRIHTARERLRGYRAAMAEAGLPVADSWVALGGTDPDRVRADAARMLDGPAGSEPVTAFFSGNNRVTVTLVRVLAAPERQGRAALVGFDDFELADLLSPPVTVVAQDPADLGRSAAELLFRRLEGADDEPRTVSRPTRLIARGSGEIPPAS
- a CDS encoding nuclear transport factor 2 family protein, which codes for MPDTTSADPGPREVLARYQQAMLDKSADDLADLYAVDAVHEFPFLFPGMPARYQGREEVREGYRAIWGASQAQPQEIREVAVHESTDPEVITVEQVVTGTVTTTGRSFSIPGLLVIRVRDGQISHVRDYMDGLGVAHAMDRLPAVVAGLGDHC